In the Candidatus Ozemobacteraceae bacterium genome, one interval contains:
- the rpsB gene encoding 30S ribosomal protein S2 → MALVSMKALLEAGVHFGHQTRRWNPKMAKYIFTSRNGIYIIDLQKTTKLLDEACEFVKSVVREGKSVLFVSTKRQAQDIIKAEAERCGMFFVNYRWLGGMLTNHVTIQKRIARLKELDELIDSGKIESYPKKEASQMRKEREKLDRSLGGIKNLKGMPGAIFIIDPHKEAIAVAEARTMNIPIVSVVDTNCDPDQIDYVIPGNDDAIRAVKLVTSLIADAVMEALEGKPFEEVQGVAADAAAMAAAAGAPAAAATVTKVAEEGAEKLVIE, encoded by the coding sequence ATGGCCCTTGTTTCAATGAAAGCCCTGCTCGAGGCCGGCGTCCATTTCGGCCACCAGACCCGCCGCTGGAACCCGAAGATGGCGAAGTACATCTTCACCAGCCGCAACGGCATCTACATCATCGATCTCCAGAAGACGACGAAGCTGCTCGATGAGGCGTGCGAGTTCGTCAAGAGCGTCGTGCGCGAAGGCAAGTCGGTTCTCTTCGTCTCCACCAAGCGCCAGGCTCAGGATATCATCAAGGCCGAAGCGGAGCGCTGCGGGATGTTCTTCGTGAATTACCGCTGGCTCGGCGGCATGCTGACCAACCATGTCACGATCCAGAAACGCATCGCCCGCCTCAAGGAGCTCGACGAGCTGATCGACAGCGGCAAGATTGAGTCGTATCCGAAGAAGGAAGCTTCCCAGATGCGCAAGGAGCGCGAGAAGCTCGACCGCTCCCTCGGCGGCATCAAGAACCTGAAGGGCATGCCCGGCGCGATCTTCATCATCGACCCGCACAAGGAAGCCATCGCGGTCGCCGAAGCCCGCACGATGAACATTCCGATCGTTTCCGTCGTCGACACCAACTGCGATCCCGACCAGATCGACTACGTCATCCCGGGCAACGACGACGCCATCCGCGCCGTGAAGCTGGTCACCAGCCTCATCGCCGACGCCGTCATGGAAGCCCTCGAGGGCAAGCCGTTCGAGGAAGTCCAGGGCGTCGCCGCCGACGCGGCCGCCATGGCCGCCGCCGCCGGGGCCCCCGCCGCCGCCGCGACCGTCACCAAAGTCGCCGAGGAAGGCGCCGAGAAACTGGTCATCGAGTAA
- the tsf gene encoding translation elongation factor Ts: MEINAKMVSELREKTGAGMMKCKEALVQCKGDVEAAVDYLRKKGLASADGKSGRATSQGLVHPHLSADRRTAVLLEINCETDFVARNELFKDFIAQLAQHALNTPKISTVEELDASTHNGQKVEETRKGLIAKTGENITMGRLERIQIPAGKYGTFDTYVHGDGNIGVVVQLNTSSQEIASNPEVITLAHEIALQAAAMKPRYTDRTEVPAADIQREKEVILGQIKNDPKNANKPENILAKIVDGRIDKFYKEYCLVDQTYVKDDSKTIQDLCNELGKKLGGTITVGTFRRWVLGERPAATETPKAEACCACCG, from the coding sequence ATGGAAATCAATGCCAAGATGGTATCCGAGCTGCGCGAAAAGACCGGCGCCGGCATGATGAAGTGCAAGGAAGCCCTGGTCCAGTGCAAGGGCGACGTCGAAGCCGCCGTCGATTATCTGCGCAAGAAGGGCCTCGCTTCGGCCGACGGCAAGTCCGGCCGCGCCACGTCCCAGGGCCTGGTTCACCCCCATCTCTCGGCGGACCGCCGCACGGCCGTCCTCCTCGAGATCAACTGCGAGACCGACTTCGTCGCCCGCAACGAGCTGTTCAAGGACTTCATCGCCCAGCTCGCCCAGCACGCCCTCAATACCCCCAAGATCTCCACCGTCGAAGAGCTCGACGCCTCGACCCACAACGGCCAGAAGGTCGAAGAGACCCGCAAGGGCCTCATCGCCAAGACCGGCGAGAACATCACCATGGGCCGTCTCGAGCGCATCCAGATCCCGGCCGGCAAATACGGCACGTTCGACACCTACGTGCATGGCGACGGCAACATCGGCGTCGTGGTCCAGCTGAACACCTCGAGCCAGGAAATCGCTTCGAATCCGGAGGTCATCACCCTGGCCCACGAGATCGCCCTCCAGGCCGCCGCGATGAAGCCCCGCTACACCGACCGGACCGAAGTTCCCGCTGCCGACATTCAGCGCGAGAAGGAAGTCATCCTGGGCCAGATCAAGAACGATCCGAAGAACGCCAACAAGCCCGAGAACATTCTCGCCAAGATCGTCGACGGCCGCATCGACAAGTTCTACAAGGAATACTGCCTGGTCGACCAGACCTACGTGAAGGACGACTCCAAGACGATCCAGGACCTGTGCAACGAGCTCGGCAAGAAACTCGGCGGCACGATCACCGTCGGCACCTTCCGCCGCTGGGTTCTCGGCGAGCGCCCCGCCGCCACCGAGACTCCCAAGGCCGAAGCCTGCTGCGCCTGCTGCGGCTGA